One window of the Novosphingobium sp. KACC 22771 genome contains the following:
- a CDS encoding GDSL-type esterase/lipase family protein codes for MLSPLRILQAGPRIDGNLRLSNIRIALLFLKEGSAPLRLSAASIGVAGDAFAARLGSLHALTFGAAGVMIPVGAPVLSDPVDLAVKSGAKLIVSAALPPSMMNEGRGGAGFVIAPGNQAMQTALDQAAPMKQAAGHRRFSAERGAAPCHCRAGRFRHRWQQGQTRCSAWLARRLAARKGGGRHTVLNAGIAGNRVLSPGWGAVSMARLDRDVLRIDGLTHLILLEGINDINFSGHSLFGDYSDITAEELIAGYRQIIARAHARSVKIYLGTLTPNPFDPLTSTPAKVAMRDAVHHWIRTSHAPDAVIDFEAMVRDPTKPTQFKPEFDSGDHLHPSD; via the coding sequence ATGCTTTCGCCATTGAGGATTCTACAAGCTGGTCCACGAATTGATGGCAACCTCCGTTTGAGTAATATCAGAATAGCACTACTATTTTTGAAAGAGGGTTCCGCGCCGCTGCGTTTGAGCGCGGCCTCGATCGGTGTGGCAGGCGATGCTTTCGCCGCCCGCCTTGGCTCGCTGCACGCCTTGACATTCGGCGCCGCCGGCGTGATGATCCCGGTTGGCGCGCCCGTTCTGAGCGATCCGGTCGATCTGGCGGTCAAGTCAGGCGCAAAGCTGATTGTGAGCGCCGCGCTGCCCCCATCAATGATGAACGAAGGGCGCGGCGGGGCTGGTTTTGTGATTGCTCCGGGCAATCAGGCCATGCAAACCGCGCTTGACCAGGCAGCCCCGATGAAGCAGGCCGCTGGTCACCGGCGTTTCAGTGCTGAGCGAGGCGCCGCCCCATGTCATTGTCGCGCTGGGCGATTCCGTCACCGATGGCAACAAGGACAGACCCGATGCTCTGCATGGCTGGCGCGCAGGCTGGCGGCGCGCAAGGGCGGCGGGCGCCATACGGTGTTGAATGCCGGGATCGCGGGCAACCGGGTGCTCTCGCCGGGGTGGGGTGCGGTAAGCATGGCACGGCTGGATCGGGATGTGTTGCGGATTGATGGCTTGACGCATCTCATCCTGCTTGAAGGCATCAACGACATCAATTTCTCCGGCCACAGCCTGTTTGGCGATTACTCGGACATCACGGCAGAGGAACTTATCGCCGGCTACCGCCAGATCATCGCGCGAGCCCATGCCCGCTCGGTGAAGATCTATCTCGGCACGCTGACGCCCAATCCCTTTGATCCTCTCACCTCAACCCCAGCCAAAGTGGCGATGCGCGACGCAGTCCACCACTGGATCCGCACATCGCACGCGCCGGATGCGGTGATCGATTTTGAAGCTATGGTGCGCGATCCGACCAAGCCGACGCAGTTCAAGCCCGAGTTCGATTCAGGCGATCATCTGCACCCCAGCGACTAG
- a CDS encoding alpha/beta fold hydrolase encodes MPIIQANGMELAYDSFGEPDATPVLLIAGLGTQRIRWTAPFCQDLAARGLHVIRFDNRDSGQSTHFSHAGTPDFAAMMPGRKPQIPYALASMPPEFPTGADLRPFMWQTRWPSLA; translated from the coding sequence ATGCCCATCATTCAGGCCAATGGCATGGAACTGGCCTATGACAGCTTTGGCGAGCCGGATGCCACGCCTGTCCTGCTGATCGCCGGTCTGGGCACGCAGAGGATCCGCTGGACCGCGCCCTTTTGCCAGGATCTTGCTGCGCGGGGTCTGCACGTGATCCGTTTCGACAATCGCGACAGCGGTCAGTCCACGCATTTCAGCCACGCGGGTACACCTGATTTCGCCGCGATGATGCCGGGCAGGAAGCCTCAGATCCCATACGCGCTGGCGTCCATGCCGCCAGAATTTCCCACAGGCGCTGATTTGCGGCCTTTCATGTGGCAGACGCGCTGGCCCAGTTTAGCCTAG
- a CDS encoding GIY-YIG nuclease family protein — protein MKSSDRRDALATYKERKVQAGIYAVHCDATGQQWIGKAPDLATIRNRLWFTLRQGNNPHRSLQEAWALHGADVFSFEVVEHVDEEALQFGRDRALKRRLDHWIAIRGGAPI, from the coding sequence ATGAAAAGCAGCGACCGACGTGACGCACTGGCCACTTACAAGGAGCGCAAGGTGCAGGCTGGCATCTATGCCGTGCATTGCGACGCCACGGGCCAGCAATGGATCGGCAAGGCCCCCGACCTCGCCACGATCCGGAACCGCCTGTGGTTCACGCTGAGGCAGGGCAACAATCCCCACCGGAGCCTGCAGGAAGCCTGGGCTTTGCACGGCGCCGATGTGTTCAGTTTCGAGGTGGTAGAGCACGTCGACGAAGAGGCGCTCCAGTTCGGGCGCGACCGGGCGTTGAAGCGGCGCCTTGACCATTGGATTGCAATTCGGGGAGGAGCGCCGATTTGA
- a CDS encoding DUF2239 family protein gives MNDTPSNHPLAVACTAFMGSEKLASGDLADVALAVNAKMAAAPSTILIFDDATGAQIDIDLRGTTAQIISRLAAYQGHQPEARKRGRPKLGVVAREVTLLPRHWDWLAQQPGGASQTLRRLIDQARKGDEGRTAARLAHERAYRFMSALAGDFPGFERASRALFAHDLAALKEAMEAWPADVRDYALHLARPDVAD, from the coding sequence ATGAATGACACTCCCTCCAATCATCCGCTTGCCGTGGCTTGCACCGCCTTCATGGGCTCAGAGAAGCTCGCTTCCGGCGATCTGGCCGATGTGGCGCTGGCCGTGAACGCGAAGATGGCGGCGGCCCCGAGCACCATCCTGATCTTTGATGATGCCACCGGCGCGCAGATCGACATCGACCTGCGCGGCACCACGGCACAGATCATTTCCAGATTGGCCGCCTATCAGGGCCATCAGCCCGAAGCGCGCAAACGGGGGAGGCCCAAGCTGGGCGTGGTCGCGCGCGAGGTTACGCTTCTGCCGCGCCATTGGGATTGGTTGGCGCAACAACCGGGCGGGGCGTCGCAAACGTTGCGGCGTCTGATCGATCAGGCGCGAAAAGGGGATGAAGGGCGCACGGCGGCACGTCTGGCCCATGAGCGGGCCTATCGCTTCATGTCGGCGCTCGCGGGTGATTTTCCCGGCTTTGAGCGGGCTTCACGCGCGCTCTTCGCGCATGACCTTGCCGCGCTGAAAGAGGCGATGGAGGCATGGCCCGCCGATGTGCGCGACTATGCGCTGCATCTCGCCCGGCCCGATGTCGCGGATTGA
- a CDS encoding helix-turn-helix domain-containing protein yields MPIQVRLGVMLAERNVKSKELAEYVGITEANLSLLKKGHVKGVRFETLERICDFLDCQPGDLLRYERAERVEGEAL; encoded by the coding sequence ATGCCCATTCAGGTCCGGCTCGGCGTCATGCTGGCCGAGCGCAACGTCAAGTCGAAGGAACTCGCCGAATATGTCGGGATCACCGAAGCGAACCTCTCGCTTCTCAAGAAAGGGCACGTGAAAGGCGTCCGTTTCGAAACGCTCGAACGCATCTGCGACTTCCTCGACTGCCAGCCTGGCGACCTGCTCCGCTACGAACGCGCCGAACGCGTGGAAGGAGAAGCCTTATGA
- a CDS encoding DUF2975 domain-containing protein codes for MASSGICVTARQDDPRAIRLDRVRRRSELMATASMAVAFLLAMAMLLYWCLTPASTLFRHAGLLLHPPAEIGFAMRFAAFAIAMIPLGALIVGLLSARRCFGCFAAGRIFSADAARSLRGFALGVAAAALLKPVAGSILSLLLSSLSPAHTRALALNLGSDTVLSLLFAGMVAIIAGVLVEAADVAAENDQFV; via the coding sequence ATGGCCTCATCCGGCATATGCGTCACGGCGCGACAAGATGATCCCCGCGCCATCCGGCTGGATCGGGTTCGCCGCCGGAGCGAGTTGATGGCGACGGCCAGCATGGCCGTGGCGTTCCTGCTTGCCATGGCGATGCTGCTCTACTGGTGCCTCACACCGGCCAGCACGCTGTTTCGCCACGCGGGTCTGCTCCTTCACCCACCGGCAGAAATAGGTTTTGCCATGCGGTTCGCCGCCTTCGCGATCGCCATGATCCCGCTCGGCGCGTTGATTGTCGGCCTGCTGAGCGCCCGGCGCTGTTTTGGCTGCTTCGCGGCTGGGCGTATCTTTTCCGCGGATGCCGCGCGAAGCCTGCGAGGTTTCGCGCTCGGTGTGGCGGCGGCGGCGTTGCTCAAGCCGGTGGCCGGGTCGATCCTCAGTCTGCTGCTCAGCTCGCTTTCTCCCGCACACACGCGCGCTCTGGCGCTCAACCTTGGCTCGGACACCGTGCTGTCGCTGCTGTTCGCCGGGATGGTCGCGATCATCGCGGGCGTGCTGGTCGAAGCAGCCGATGTCGCGGCCGAAAACGATCAGTTCGTCTGA